One region of Niallia sp. Man26 genomic DNA includes:
- a CDS encoding YuzB family protein encodes MFKPIIEFCLSNLASGAEPAKLQLEQDDKLDVIDYGCLGMCGQCGESLFALVDGEMVTGETPEELVQNVYKHIEENPMF; translated from the coding sequence TTGTTTAAACCGATTATTGAATTTTGTTTAAGCAATCTAGCATCCGGGGCAGAACCGGCAAAGCTCCAATTAGAGCAGGATGATAAACTGGATGTAATAGATTATGGCTGTTTAGGCATGTGCGGACAGTGCGGGGAATCTTTATTTGCCCTTGTAGACGGAGAAATGGTGACAGGTGAAACACCTGAAGAGCTTGTTCAGAATGTGTACAAGCATATAGAAGAAAATCCGATGTTTTAA
- a CDS encoding NAD(P)/FAD-dependent oxidoreductase, whose product MKKLIILGGGYGGMMLLSRLISNLPYNIMVILIDRAPYHFLKTEYYALAAGTVTDEHIRIPFPKHPQVSILNAEVASIDLPSHKVNLVNGESIVYDDLVIGLGCEDNYHGITGADKFTHSIQTRSRSQMTYSELNLLAEESRVAIIGGGLSGVELASEIAESRQDLHVTLFDRGDTILSSYPSKVSDYVEKWFGERNVEIIKNSTITLIEENTVYNNGEPYPFDCIVWTAGVKPNKIVLDLAADKDKKGRILLTDHHHLPDDDKVFVVGDCASLGLPPSAQLAEKQAVQIAAVLIARWKGERLPSFPTLKLKGVLGSLGKKHGFGLIANTALTGRIPRILKHGVLWKDKNKKKSYFIQPKNRG is encoded by the coding sequence ATGAAAAAACTAATTATACTTGGAGGCGGCTATGGCGGCATGATGCTGTTGTCCCGCCTGATTTCTAATCTGCCATATAACATAATGGTTATCCTTATTGATAGAGCCCCTTACCATTTTTTAAAGACAGAATACTATGCTCTAGCCGCAGGCACCGTCACAGATGAGCATATTAGGATTCCCTTTCCTAAACATCCCCAAGTTTCCATTCTAAATGCAGAAGTAGCAAGTATTGATTTACCATCACATAAAGTGAATCTCGTAAATGGAGAAAGCATCGTTTACGATGATTTAGTTATTGGCTTAGGCTGCGAGGATAACTATCATGGCATAACAGGAGCCGATAAGTTTACACACAGCATTCAAACGAGAAGCCGCTCACAGATGACTTACTCAGAGCTTAATCTATTGGCGGAGGAATCAAGGGTTGCTATCATCGGCGGAGGCTTAAGCGGGGTGGAGCTCGCCTCTGAAATTGCGGAGAGCCGCCAAGATTTGCATGTTACCTTGTTTGACCGGGGAGATACAATCCTTTCATCATATCCTTCGAAGGTAAGCGATTATGTGGAGAAGTGGTTTGGAGAACGAAATGTGGAAATAATCAAAAATTCCACTATTACCTTAATTGAAGAGAATACGGTATACAATAATGGAGAGCCTTATCCCTTTGACTGCATTGTTTGGACTGCTGGCGTCAAGCCGAACAAAATAGTTCTCGATCTTGCGGCAGACAAAGATAAAAAAGGGCGAATACTTCTCACCGATCATCATCACTTGCCTGATGATGACAAAGTATTTGTAGTTGGAGACTGCGCGAGTCTTGGCCTGCCACCGAGCGCCCAGCTCGCAGAAAAACAGGCTGTGCAAATAGCTGCCGTTTTGATTGCCCGTTGGAAAGGAGAGAGACTTCCTTCCTTTCCAACGCTGAAACTGAAAGGGGTGCTGGGCTCACTTGGAAAAAAGCATGGATTTGGGCTTATTGCCAACACTGCATTGACTGGCCGTATTCCGAGAATTTTAAAGCACGGGGTATTATGGAAAGATAAAAATAAAAAAAAAAGTTACTTCATTCAGCCCAAAAATCGCGGCTGA
- a CDS encoding YuzD family protein, whose translation MKRELEISIYGAEQICASCVNLPSSKDTYEWLQAALKRKFPDQDFKIHYYDIFEANYDEDKNAFCKRVIEEDLFYPVVVIDDEIIGEGNPKLKRIYEEFERYGYNSAQ comes from the coding sequence ATGAAAAGAGAATTAGAAATAAGCATTTACGGTGCAGAACAAATTTGTGCGAGCTGTGTGAATCTCCCTTCTTCAAAGGATACATATGAGTGGCTGCAGGCTGCTCTTAAAAGGAAATTCCCTGATCAAGATTTCAAGATTCATTATTATGATATCTTTGAAGCTAATTATGATGAGGATAAAAACGCCTTTTGTAAAAGGGTCATTGAAGAAGATTTATTCTATCCAGTTGTCGTAATTGACGATGAAATAATTGGTGAAGGCAATCCGAAGCTGAAACGGATTTATGAGGAGTTTGAAAGGTACGGATACAATAGCGCACAATAA
- a CDS encoding NifU family protein, protein MAELEMREQVQEVLDKLRPFLLRDGGDCELVDVEDGIVKLRLLGACGSCPSSTITLKAGIERALLEEVPGVYEVEQVF, encoded by the coding sequence ATGGCAGAATTAGAAATGAGAGAACAAGTACAGGAAGTACTAGATAAATTACGCCCATTCCTTCTTAGAGATGGTGGGGATTGTGAATTGGTAGATGTGGAAGACGGCATCGTAAAATTGCGTTTGCTTGGAGCTTGCGGAAGCTGCCCAAGTTCGACAATCACGCTAAAAGCTGGTATTGAGCGCGCTCTTTTGGAAGAAGTTCCAGGGGTATATGAAGTAGAGCAAGTATTCTAA